Below is a genomic region from Castanea sativa cultivar Marrone di Chiusa Pesio chromosome 2, ASM4071231v1.
GTACTGAAGACACGGCGGTCACTTCGGGCTGTGCATTTTCACCCACACGCAGCTCCTTTTCTCTTAACTGCTGAGGTGACTATTTTTGGTGGTATCATATTGCTATGCATTTTAGCCTTTCATGATCTATCTTGTTGGTTCTAATATTGTGCTGCTTTGCAGGTCAATGACCTTGACTCATCAGATTCCTCAATGACAATTGCAACTTCTCCAGGTTACTTGCGCTATCCTCCACCCACTGTGTACTTGGCTGATTCTCATTCCAGTGGTCGTCCTTGTTTAGCAGATGAAATTCCTCTCATGTCTCTCCCCTTTTTGATATGGCCCTCATTAGCTAGAGATGATGGGAGAATATCTTTGCAGAATACTCATGGGGATGTTGGCTCAAGTAATGTGCAACCAAGAGTGGATCCCTCTGCTTCAGTGCGGCTTTTGACGTATTCTACTCCGTCAGGGCAGTATGAACTTCTGTTGTCTCCTGTTGATCCTAATAGCTCATCTCCTGTGCCAGAAGATACAGGAAATGATTCTTTAATGAGTGAAACGGATAATGCAATCACTCAATCAGCTATGGATGCTATGGAGACCATGGAAACGCAGCCTGAAGAGAGAAATAATCGTTTTTTCCCTATTGGTGATCCAATGTATTGGGAGCTACCATTCTTGCAAGGGTGGTTAATTGGCCAGAGTCAAGCTGGGCAGCGCACCATGAGTTCAATCAATGTTTCAGCTCATGAAAATATATCAGCATTTAGTGAAATGGAAAATCCTGTGGCTTCCTCAGTTATGCCAACTGGTGCCAACCAATCTAGGGTCACTGGAAGATCTAGCTCACGGCAGCGTTCTTCACGTTCCCGCATGGTGCCCACAACTGGATCTGCTGAAGGTGCTATCCTCAATCACATTCCACGTGATGAAGGCGATCCTCAACTTGCTGTTACCAGAATCCAATCTGAACTTGCAACCTCACTTGCGGCAGCTGCTGCTGCAGAGTTACCTTGCACTGTGAAGTTAAGAATATGGCCTCATGATGTAAAAGATCCATGTGCCTTTCTTGATGCAGAGAAGTGTCGATTAACGATACCACATGCTGTGCTTTGTAGGTATAacctttttataattttaaataatagttttctcTAGCTATGTCAaccttttttaaatttcttttttatctatTACTTGGTCGGTTAACCTTAAAAGACCTATCATGGGAAGAAGTGCTATTGTTACTTCTACTTATCTAACTATAGTTCTTTGCGGAGCAAAATTTACTTAGAAAACAGAGatattggtattattttaactctcttcatttttatttatttattgattattgctccaaatttctttttatcatgTTAATGCATTAGACTGCATGATATCATAAACCAGATTTTGATGGATGTTTACATGTAAGGACTCATTTGCAGTGAAATGGGTGCTCATTTTTCACCTTGCGGGAGATTTTTAGCGGCATGTGTTGCATGTGTGCTGCCTCATCTAGAAGCTGATCCTGGATTGCAAAGCCAGGTCCACCATGACATGGCAGGGGCTGCAACATCCCCAACACGACATCCAATTTCAGCTCATCAAGTTCTCTATGAGCTTAGGATATATTCCCTTGAGGAAGCAACGTAAAGCTTAAACTTTTTCATTTGGTCATATCTTTTCCAgattttgatttatatttttctcttacTTCTTCCTGATCTtctatgtatattttattattatctagaTTTGGTTTGGTGCTCGCATCACGGGCAATACGCGCTGCCCATTGTTTAACATCAATTCAGGTCagttgctttcttgttttggtttgtttgttgggttccccccccccccccccccccctttaatGTGGGTATCTAGAGCTGCTACTTCACACGATAAGGAATAATGCAAGACACCTCTCCTTTATGGGAGTCTCACCTTGCCACAAATCATGCCAGAATCCAGCTATCAATATCAAAAGGAATGAAGCATTTGAACCTATCCCAGCCACATCTTATATACTTCCACAAACCCACCCCATTTGCTCCCTTAGACAATCCCCGAACACCAAACTCTCCTCCAAGATTGTACCTCAATTCAATGACCCGTCTCCAAAGCACCCTTTCTTCAAACCCATACCACCGCAATCACTTACCCAACAAATCTTGATTAAAAGGTCAACAACTTCTTATTTCCCAAGCCCCCATTGTAAACAGGAGTGCAATAAATATTCCAATTGACTAGATGAAACTTGAAATCATCTACCATACCACCTAAAAAAAATCCCTATGAATTTTCTCCAATCTACTTGCTATGCCCACAGATAAAGGAAAAGAGATAAGAAATAAGTGGGGAGACTAGAGAATGTAATCTTAATAAGTGTAAGACGACCCCCTTTGACAAATACATTTTCTTCCAATCAACTAATCTCCTTTGCATACACTTAATAATAGTCCAAAACACTTAGCCTTAAAAGAAG
It encodes:
- the LOC142623952 gene encoding uncharacterized protein LOC142623952; protein product: MSSSATKMRASFYGDDANAPSTSGPRSPHTNSKHSGGNVFRLLARREVCPRTKNSSRRLWGEGSKPHLDSVGSRHEAAIDARQGLVSWVEAETLRHLSAKYCPLLPPPRSTIAAAFSPDGRTLASTHGDHTVKIIDCQTGSCLKVLSGHRRTPWVVRFHPLYPEILASGSLDHEVRLWDANTAECIGSRDFYRPIASIAFHAQGELLAVASGHKLYMWHYNRRGETSSPVIVLKTRRSLRAVHFHPHAAPFLLTAEVNDLDSSDSSMTIATSPGYLRYPPPTVYLADSHSSGRPCLADEIPLMSLPFLIWPSLARDDGRISLQNTHGDVGSSNVQPRVDPSASVRLLTYSTPSGQYELLLSPVDPNSSSPVPEDTGNDSLMSETDNAITQSAMDAMETMETQPEERNNRFFPIGDPMYWELPFLQGWLIGQSQAGQRTMSSINVSAHENISAFSEMENPVASSVMPTGANQSRVTGRSSSRQRSSRSRMVPTTGSAEGAILNHIPRDEGDPQLAVTRIQSELATSLAAAAAAELPCTVKLRIWPHDVKDPCAFLDAEKCRLTIPHAVLCSEMGAHFSPCGRFLAACVACVLPHLEADPGLQSQVHHDMAGAATSPTRHPISAHQVLYELRIYSLEEATFGLVLASRAIRAAHCLTSIQFSPTSEHLLLAYGRRHSSLLKSVVIDGETTVPIYTILEVYRVSDMELVRVLPSAEDEVNVACFHPSVGGGLVYGTKEGKLRILQHDSSYAMNCATSRFLDENMLEVPTYALEC